One region of Mucilaginibacter gotjawali genomic DNA includes:
- a CDS encoding DUF3857 domain-containing protein yields the protein MTLKNYIKYLVLVCLCYSGMILNALAQEKINLQAYSAAGIPDSLKENANSVVRYSMEYDIVNGPGNMTSKVHRIVTILNEKGDREAILALFYNRKYDSYSDVSMKIYNAEGGLIKKYHKSDMEDYSATHGADLVTDGRVLAVQHSVAAYPTTIEIEYEEDTKSFLDIGGWDIQGNQQSVQNSYYRISIDENAGFRYLNKNTTIKPTINTVGGKSDYNWEVSNLKAIKLEEGAEAWRVLPRLYFGVKNFSFFGIPGDFSSWKSFGNWLRVLDADVTSLTPEREAEIRKMTDTIKTDKGKAKFLYNYLQQSMRYVSIQLGIGGFKPFAATFVDQKKYGDCKALANYMSALLKAVNIPSYCAVINAEANKEPADPDFPFNSFNHEILCIPFKGDTTWLECTSNTMPFGKLGSFTENRRALLITEDGGKLVNTPRSTMQDNQFNGDVVLTINEDGSAKAKAKISATGGYREEYIEISAQKVDEQKEYYLNRFKIKQPSVFNLSTSPDTENPKVLNFELEYDKFVDIMAGDKQFYKPRVFDLMTFTIPVEENRKSDYYFEHPLQKTCTTTIILPAGFEIETLPVNQNLKFTYGNFEVNYVYDQAKNQVISTAKFNISNHVIPAAKYTELQVFLDNVYKAQNKKLVIRRKA from the coding sequence ATGACACTAAAAAACTATATAAAATACCTCGTGCTGGTTTGCCTTTGCTATTCCGGAATGATTTTGAATGCCCTCGCGCAGGAAAAAATCAACCTGCAGGCTTATTCCGCAGCAGGAATACCCGACTCGCTGAAAGAGAATGCCAACTCGGTTGTGCGCTACAGTATGGAATATGATATTGTTAATGGCCCCGGCAATATGACCAGCAAAGTGCACCGGATAGTGACCATATTGAATGAGAAAGGCGACCGTGAAGCAATCCTTGCCCTTTTTTATAACCGCAAGTACGACAGTTACAGCGATGTAAGCATGAAGATTTATAATGCTGAGGGCGGGCTGATCAAAAAATATCATAAAAGCGATATGGAAGATTATTCGGCAACCCACGGTGCCGACCTGGTTACCGATGGGCGTGTGCTTGCGGTACAACATTCAGTAGCAGCATACCCAACTACTATCGAAATAGAATACGAAGAAGACACTAAAAGTTTCCTTGACATTGGCGGATGGGACATCCAGGGAAACCAGCAGTCTGTTCAAAACTCATACTATCGGATCTCTATCGATGAGAATGCCGGCTTTCGCTATTTGAATAAAAACACAACGATTAAGCCAACAATTAACACCGTTGGGGGTAAGAGTGATTATAACTGGGAAGTAAGTAACCTTAAAGCCATTAAACTGGAAGAAGGCGCCGAAGCATGGAGGGTGCTTCCGAGGCTATACTTTGGGGTAAAAAATTTCAGCTTTTTTGGCATTCCTGGCGATTTCAGCAGCTGGAAAAGTTTTGGAAACTGGTTAAGGGTGCTTGATGCCGATGTGACTTCCCTGACCCCCGAAAGGGAAGCCGAAATACGGAAAATGACCGATACGATTAAAACGGATAAAGGAAAGGCTAAGTTTTTATATAACTACCTGCAACAAAGCATGCGGTACGTGAGTATCCAGCTGGGCATTGGTGGTTTTAAGCCTTTTGCAGCAACCTTTGTTGATCAAAAAAAGTACGGCGATTGCAAAGCGCTGGCTAATTATATGAGCGCGCTGCTAAAAGCAGTTAATATACCTTCCTATTGCGCTGTTATAAATGCTGAAGCAAATAAGGAACCGGCTGATCCTGATTTCCCGTTCAACAGTTTTAACCACGAGATTTTGTGTATTCCGTTTAAAGGCGATACCACCTGGCTTGAATGTACCAGCAATACAATGCCGTTTGGGAAGCTGGGCTCTTTCACCGAAAACCGCAGGGCCTTATTAATCACCGAAGACGGCGGCAAATTGGTTAACACCCCGCGCAGCACCATGCAGGACAACCAGTTTAACGGTGACGTAGTGCTCACCATTAACGAAGACGGCAGCGCTAAAGCAAAGGCAAAAATTTCGGCAACCGGTGGCTACCGCGAGGAGTATATCGAGATTTCAGCGCAGAAAGTGGATGAACAAAAGGAGTATTATTTAAATCGTTTTAAAATTAAGCAGCCATCGGTTTTTAACCTAAGCACATCGCCGGATACGGAAAACCCCAAAGTGCTCAACTTCGAACTGGAGTATGATAAGTTTGTGGATATAATGGCTGGCGATAAACAATTTTATAAACCAAGGGTGTTTGACCTGATGACGTTTACGATCCCGGTGGAAGAAAACCGAAAATCGGACTATTATTTCGAACATCCCCTTCAAAAAACATGTACAACCACCATCATACTGCCGGCCGGCTTTGAAATAGAAACGCTGCCCGTAAATCAGAATTTAAAATTTACCTATGGTAATTTTGAGGTTAACTATGTATACGACCAGGCGAAAAACCAGGTGATCAGTACCGCAAAATTCAATATCAGCAATCACGTGATCCCGGCAGCCAAATACACCGAGTTGCAGGTTTTCCTGGATAATGTTTATAAAGCCCAAAATAAAAAGCTGGTGATCCGCCGTAAGGCGTAA
- a CDS encoding DUF3857 domain-containing protein: protein MTKFFNLLILSLFCVLIKTQAQPAIPGTQPYGTVDKADLELTSCDFEKDANAEMLFEKGDLYFTGDLTSITEEIHKRIKIFNDNGKDEANIKIPYYSADRLEFITGIQAETINLVDGKIEITKLDKKLIYTKGLDKETSEISFTMPNVKPGSIIEYKYNWNTTFFVDFPDWYFQEKIPVRYNELSTSIPDVFYFRLIPHLHEPYVKIKSSTDARSLMDDGQSYQYVLNNETKAVANVHSLSDEPFMSSFKDNVESFRYQLVSIRPIGGFQKNFSETWAKVGGHLIDSEDFGGQLNRKLDGEEVIIAKAKTFKTDDEKIAYVFNEVKNTMKWNERDSWGTDDGTSRSWINKTGNSTEINLILYHLLKKTGVEVYPMVVSTRDHGKVDPFFTSLMQFNRGVVYVPVDSAKQYILDASGKYNMYNETPDNLLNSSGLYVDKQKNKYDIIRLKRITPVKEAILINAEIKPGGKLVGNAQLSCISYNRIDAINKYKTDGEKKYTEFLQNGDNALKITSLKMQNMEMDSLPLIQNIDFNADMAGSDENYIYLNSNLFTPFKLNPFLRENRLTNIDFAYPRTYSIIGMYKMPAGYKTDALPKNVSMEMPDKSFTFRRIVGEQEGTILIRYTISYNVAEYSKDHYPDMYEFFKKMYEMLNEQIVLKKA, encoded by the coding sequence ATGACCAAATTCTTCAACCTTCTTATCCTTAGCCTTTTTTGTGTATTAATAAAAACGCAGGCTCAACCCGCAATACCCGGAACGCAACCTTATGGTACAGTTGATAAAGCTGACCTGGAACTGACTTCGTGTGATTTTGAAAAGGATGCCAATGCCGAAATGCTTTTTGAAAAGGGGGACTTGTATTTTACCGGTGATTTAACCTCGATAACGGAGGAAATACACAAGCGCATAAAAATTTTTAACGATAACGGAAAAGACGAGGCAAATATTAAAATCCCGTATTATAGTGCCGACCGGCTTGAATTTATAACGGGGATACAGGCAGAGACCATCAACCTGGTTGATGGAAAAATAGAGATCACCAAACTTGATAAAAAACTAATTTACACTAAGGGATTAGATAAGGAGACGAGCGAAATATCATTTACAATGCCCAATGTAAAACCAGGATCTATAATTGAATATAAATATAACTGGAACACTACTTTTTTTGTTGATTTCCCGGATTGGTATTTCCAGGAAAAAATACCTGTCAGGTATAATGAGTTGAGTACGTCAATTCCTGATGTGTTTTATTTCAGGCTGATACCGCACCTGCACGAACCCTATGTAAAAATAAAATCATCAACAGATGCCCGGAGCCTGATGGACGATGGCCAAAGCTACCAGTACGTTCTTAATAACGAAACCAAAGCAGTGGCTAATGTTCATTCATTAAGCGATGAACCCTTTATGTCGTCGTTTAAAGATAATGTCGAATCTTTTCGATACCAATTGGTTTCCATAAGGCCAATAGGCGGGTTTCAAAAGAATTTCTCAGAGACCTGGGCAAAGGTTGGCGGACACCTGATCGATAGTGAAGATTTTGGGGGCCAGCTAAACCGGAAACTGGATGGCGAAGAAGTAATCATTGCAAAGGCCAAGACCTTTAAAACCGATGATGAAAAAATTGCTTATGTTTTTAATGAAGTAAAAAACACGATGAAATGGAATGAACGGGATAGCTGGGGCACGGATGATGGTACATCCCGGTCGTGGATAAACAAAACAGGAAATTCAACAGAAATTAACCTTATTTTGTATCATTTGCTCAAGAAGACGGGTGTTGAAGTATATCCTATGGTGGTAAGTACGAGGGACCATGGCAAAGTTGACCCCTTTTTTACCTCATTAATGCAGTTTAACAGGGGCGTAGTATATGTACCGGTAGATAGCGCAAAGCAATATATACTCGATGCTTCAGGCAAATACAATATGTATAATGAAACCCCGGATAATTTGCTTAATTCATCAGGGCTATATGTTGATAAACAAAAGAACAAGTATGATATTATTCGCCTTAAAAGGATTACACCGGTAAAAGAAGCCATCTTAATTAATGCCGAAATTAAGCCAGGTGGCAAACTTGTAGGGAATGCACAATTAAGTTGCATCAGCTATAACCGGATCGACGCCATCAACAAGTATAAAACCGACGGGGAAAAAAAGTATACGGAATTTCTGCAAAATGGCGATAACGCGCTAAAGATCACTTCGCTGAAAATGCAGAATATGGAGATGGACAGCCTGCCGCTTATTCAGAACATCGACTTTAACGCTGATATGGCCGGTTCTGATGAGAACTATATTTACCTGAATTCAAACCTGTTTACGCCATTTAAATTAAACCCTTTTTTACGTGAGAACAGGCTGACAAATATTGATTTTGCCTACCCCAGAACTTACTCGATTATAGGCATGTATAAAATGCCCGCCGGTTACAAAACCGATGCGTTGCCAAAGAATGTATCAATGGAAATGCCCGATAAAAGCTTTACATTCAGGCGTATAGTTGGCGAACAGGAGGGGACAATACTAATACGCTACACCATATCTTATAATGTTGCGGAGTATTCAAAAGATCATTATCCCGATATGTATGAATTTTTTAAAAAAATGTATGAAATGTTGAATGAGCAGATTGTATTAAAAAAGGCTTGA
- a CDS encoding DUF3857 domain-containing protein produces MYKPVAILLLCFCCFIAKAQTPVPLEQPYGKVSVEELQMPACDFEKDANAEVLFNFGKILYSDDLKSITLEVHKRIKIFNSNGNNLADIRIPFFSEDRLENITGVEAQTINLVDGKPQVTKLEKKAIVTTILDKENSEVTFAMPNVKPGCIIEYKYKWTGRYNGSMPDWDFQESVPVRYSELDTSIPDVFYFRPLLRVNMPLAKHNRTIQAQVLKVATHTFTISDNGATGDQQSETYNYNANNEVWGMANVPSLRDDAYMSSFEDNVQRLSLDLASIKPIGGISSDFSDTWSKVGYELTKSTIFGDQLNPALNNQDAITAKAVLLASNDEKIAFVFNAVKNAMKWNGMDRWYTIDGTRKAWENKAGNSTEVNLVLYAILKELKIQAYPMVVSTRRNGRPDPWRTSLSQFNRTVVYVPVSADKSYILDATGKYNLYSEPPSDLLNTFGLWVDKSRKTFDTVSIKKELPVRQVVLINAEIKPGGKVEGTAQISSMSYDRINAVKRYQTDGEQKYIDYLRDGDNSLKISGIKFENMDVDTLPLTQNINFNADLPGTDENYIYVNTNMFTSLKSNPFLADSRLSDIYFGYLRNYSINSVYKLPAGYKIDALPKSASMVMPDKSISFKRIIAEQDGSLLVHYVIDIRKAAFNVSEYPGIHDFYKKMFDMLNEQVVLKKGS; encoded by the coding sequence ATGTATAAACCTGTTGCAATTTTATTGTTGTGCTTTTGCTGTTTTATTGCGAAGGCCCAAACGCCTGTACCGCTGGAGCAGCCGTACGGAAAGGTATCCGTTGAAGAACTGCAGATGCCCGCCTGTGATTTTGAAAAAGATGCCAACGCCGAAGTGCTCTTTAATTTCGGGAAGATACTGTACAGCGACGACCTGAAGTCGATTACGCTTGAAGTGCATAAACGCATTAAAATATTTAACAGTAACGGAAATAACCTGGCTGATATCAGGATCCCATTTTTCAGCGAAGACCGCCTTGAGAATATTACAGGTGTTGAGGCACAAACCATTAACCTGGTAGACGGCAAACCGCAGGTAACAAAATTGGAAAAGAAAGCTATTGTTACCACCATTCTCGACAAAGAAAACAGCGAGGTTACCTTCGCGATGCCCAATGTAAAGCCCGGCTGCATTATTGAGTATAAATATAAATGGACTGGGCGGTACAATGGGTCCATGCCTGACTGGGACTTCCAGGAGAGCGTGCCGGTGAGATACAGCGAACTTGATACCTCGATACCCGATGTGTTCTATTTCAGGCCGCTGCTCCGTGTTAATATGCCGCTGGCCAAACATAACAGAACTATACAGGCACAGGTGTTAAAAGTAGCAACCCATACGTTTACTATTTCAGATAACGGCGCAACCGGCGACCAGCAGTCCGAAACCTATAATTATAATGCCAATAACGAGGTATGGGGTATGGCCAATGTGCCTTCGCTGCGTGATGATGCTTATATGTCGTCATTTGAGGATAATGTACAGCGCCTGAGTCTCGACCTGGCGAGCATAAAGCCAATAGGCGGTATCAGTTCTGATTTCTCCGATACCTGGTCAAAAGTTGGTTATGAACTTACAAAAAGCACGATTTTTGGCGACCAGCTAAACCCTGCTCTAAACAACCAGGATGCGATCACCGCAAAGGCGGTACTGCTAGCTTCTAATGACGAAAAGATAGCGTTCGTTTTTAACGCCGTAAAAAATGCGATGAAATGGAACGGAATGGACCGTTGGTATACCATTGACGGTACGCGGAAGGCATGGGAAAATAAGGCCGGCAATTCTACTGAGGTAAACCTCGTGCTGTACGCGATCCTTAAAGAGTTAAAAATTCAAGCTTACCCTATGGTGGTTAGCACCCGTCGCAACGGCCGGCCCGATCCCTGGCGCACTTCACTGTCGCAGTTTAACCGTACCGTGGTATATGTGCCGGTGAGCGCTGATAAAAGTTATATACTGGATGCTACAGGGAAATACAACCTGTATAGCGAGCCGCCTTCTGATCTGCTTAATACTTTCGGGCTGTGGGTGGATAAATCAAGAAAGACCTTCGACACGGTAAGCATCAAAAAAGAGCTTCCCGTGCGGCAGGTGGTATTGATCAACGCCGAAATTAAACCGGGCGGCAAAGTAGAAGGGACCGCCCAGATCAGCAGCATGAGTTATGACCGGATAAATGCTGTAAAAAGGTATCAAACAGATGGCGAACAAAAATATATTGATTATTTACGCGATGGCGATAATAGCTTGAAAATATCAGGTATTAAATTTGAAAACATGGACGTGGATACGCTGCCACTTACCCAGAATATCAATTTTAACGCTGACCTGCCGGGCACCGATGAAAATTACATTTATGTAAATACCAACATGTTCACCTCGCTGAAAAGCAACCCGTTTTTGGCCGATAGCCGCCTCAGCGATATCTATTTTGGCTATTTGCGCAACTACTCCATCAACAGCGTTTATAAACTGCCGGCGGGTTATAAAATTGATGCCTTACCCAAAAGTGCCAGCATGGTAATGCCCGATAAAAGCATCTCGTTTAAAAGGATCATTGCCGAACAGGATGGTTCGCTGCTGGTACATTATGTAATCGATATCCGCAAAGCGGCATTCAACGTTAGCGAATACCCTGGCATACACGATTTTTACAAAAAAATGTTTGATATGCTCAATGAGCAGGTAGTGTTAAAAAAGGGTAGTTAA
- a CDS encoding DUF3857 domain-containing protein codes for MNKPFALLILCIFHLSVNAQTSVPKVQAYGKINMADLEMMSCDFEKDANAEVLQEKGTVYFGPNLSTITEEIYKRIKIFNNGGKNEANINIEYFSGDHLEYITGIQAETINLVNGKIEITKLDKSLIYNKPIDKYHSEVAFSFPNVASGSIIEYKYKWNSNTFVNFPNWYFQENIPVRYSEFNTSIPDVFYFRSINHVNQPFAKEFSSKDATSTSFAGNTVPYNFVTEQKVMVNVNSLTNEPYMSSYYDNLQAVRFQLVSIKSVGSYERIFSDTWAKVAGVLRDDKEFGGQLKARLNNDEAIVNKAMSFKTDREKIAYIFNEVKSEMTWDGTDEWRTNDGVYESWQRKTGNSAEINLILYHFLQQAGVTAYPMIVSTRDHGKVDRYFTSLVQFNRTVVFIIDSSKNYVLDAAEKNNSWYEIPENLLNSWGLYINNVSNSYKLIELKKSTPVSQSISVDADINSSGTLQGTAVITSDGYNKLDAVNLYKSGGEKNYINYLENTNSNLKITALDFENTDTSQLIQKIHFNSNLTGPDDKYIYLKTNLFSNLKNNPFLSENRTTDIDFGYCKNYNITAVYRIPREYEIVSSPTNISMDDIPDQSVSLKYDVTTTGSIIKVNYSIHINKPELSNDYYPAYYKFFKKMYEMLNEQVVLKKL; via the coding sequence ATGAATAAACCTTTCGCGCTGTTAATACTTTGCATTTTCCATCTTTCAGTTAACGCACAAACATCAGTACCTAAAGTACAGGCCTATGGAAAAATTAACATGGCTGATCTTGAAATGATGTCGTGCGATTTTGAAAAAGATGCCAATGCGGAAGTTTTACAAGAAAAAGGAACTGTTTATTTCGGCCCAAATCTGTCGACCATTACCGAAGAAATTTACAAGCGGATAAAAATTTTCAATAACGGAGGGAAAAATGAAGCTAATATTAATATAGAATACTTTAGCGGTGACCACCTCGAATATATTACAGGTATACAGGCTGAAACCATCAATTTAGTTAACGGAAAAATAGAGATTACCAAGCTGGATAAAAGTTTAATTTACAATAAACCTATCGACAAATATCACAGCGAAGTTGCATTTAGTTTCCCTAATGTAGCATCAGGCAGCATTATTGAGTATAAATATAAATGGAACTCAAATACGTTCGTAAATTTCCCAAACTGGTATTTCCAGGAAAATATACCTGTAAGGTATAGCGAATTTAACACCTCGATACCTGATGTTTTTTATTTTAGAAGTATTAATCACGTGAATCAACCTTTTGCGAAAGAATTTAGTTCGAAGGATGCAACGAGTACCTCTTTTGCCGGAAATACTGTTCCATACAACTTCGTCACTGAACAAAAAGTAATGGTCAATGTAAACTCATTAACAAATGAGCCCTACATGTCGAGTTACTATGACAATTTGCAGGCGGTACGTTTTCAGCTTGTTTCCATTAAATCAGTTGGCAGCTACGAAAGAATATTTTCTGACACATGGGCTAAAGTTGCGGGTGTTTTGCGCGATGACAAAGAATTTGGCGGCCAACTAAAAGCCAGACTTAATAATGACGAAGCCATTGTAAATAAAGCGATGTCTTTTAAAACGGACCGCGAAAAAATAGCTTATATCTTTAACGAAGTTAAAAGCGAAATGACCTGGGATGGCACGGATGAATGGAGAACAAACGACGGTGTTTACGAATCGTGGCAAAGAAAAACTGGAAATTCTGCCGAAATCAACCTTATCCTTTACCATTTCCTTCAACAAGCCGGAGTTACAGCGTACCCGATGATAGTTAGCACAAGGGACCATGGGAAAGTGGATAGGTATTTTACTTCTTTGGTTCAATTTAACAGGACGGTGGTTTTCATTATCGATAGTAGTAAAAATTATGTACTGGACGCGGCCGAAAAGAATAATTCGTGGTACGAAATCCCAGAAAACCTGCTAAATTCATGGGGGTTATACATCAATAATGTAAGTAATTCTTATAAATTGATCGAGCTGAAAAAGAGTACGCCCGTTAGTCAATCAATTTCAGTTGACGCAGATATCAATTCCAGCGGAACATTGCAGGGCACTGCGGTAATAACCAGCGACGGTTATAACAAGTTGGATGCAGTAAATCTATATAAATCGGGCGGCGAAAAAAATTATATCAATTATTTGGAAAATACAAATAGCAACTTAAAAATAACAGCCCTTGATTTTGAGAATACCGATACGTCGCAGTTAATTCAAAAAATACACTTTAATTCAAATCTTACCGGGCCTGATGATAAATATATTTATTTAAAAACTAACCTTTTTTCAAATTTAAAAAACAACCCATTTTTAAGTGAGAACCGGACAACTGACATTGATTTTGGTTATTGCAAGAATTATAACATTACAGCAGTCTATAGAATACCACGCGAATACGAAATTGTATCATCACCCACCAATATTTCTATGGATGATATACCCGATCAAAGTGTTAGTTTAAAATACGATGTTACAACAACGGGAAGTATAATTAAAGTCAATTATAGCATACATATCAATAAACCGGAACTCTCGAACGATTATTATCCAGCCTACTATAAATTTTTTAAAAAAATGTACGAAATGCTGAATGAACAGGTGGTTTTAAAAAAGCTATAA
- a CDS encoding DUF3857 domain-containing protein, whose protein sequence is MKRLFLLLLIITATCYLTTAQTKKAPKTDTSKNKNPSLTDSVNVKFPLKLNTANFSRIDSADMNLNPAVPIEKYGFVDTADLKMTRCDFEKDANAMVLFDRGEMALTAPEIILERQRRVKVFNDNGKGEANIHIELNNRFGTETILEIEGETINLENGKIRYTKLDPKLIYAEHTDKNKDVITFSLPDVKAGSVFEYRYMWARNFSRNFPPWNFQCNLPTRYSQLDAFINPMLTFSVYQNTANVFVRDTVSMGGFGHVWAMANIPSTRDEAYMRSAADVLQNLTFIISAVKVNGQTVNIDQSWSDVGREIAADKDFYKPYDQSLHDEDDLVKKAAALKSDDQKIAFLFNQVKTVMKYNDLKNWMSKDGIKAAWKRKAAAGAKSI, encoded by the coding sequence ATGAAGAGGCTCTTTTTGCTGCTGCTTATTATCACAGCAACCTGTTATTTAACAACCGCACAAACAAAAAAGGCCCCGAAAACCGACACATCCAAAAACAAGAACCCCTCCTTAACAGACTCTGTAAACGTTAAATTTCCGCTAAAACTTAATACAGCAAATTTTAGCAGGATTGACAGCGCCGATATGAATTTAAACCCGGCCGTCCCGATTGAGAAATACGGGTTTGTCGATACCGCTGACCTAAAAATGACCCGCTGCGATTTTGAAAAAGATGCCAATGCAATGGTGCTTTTTGACCGCGGAGAAATGGCCTTAACTGCTCCCGAAATCATATTGGAGCGCCAGCGTAGGGTAAAAGTATTCAACGATAATGGCAAAGGGGAAGCCAATATCCACATCGAACTCAATAACCGCTTTGGCACCGAAACAATACTGGAGATTGAAGGAGAAACCATCAACCTGGAAAACGGGAAGATCCGGTATACCAAACTCGACCCAAAACTTATCTATGCCGAGCATACTGATAAAAATAAAGATGTGATCACTTTTTCACTGCCGGATGTAAAGGCCGGTTCGGTATTTGAATACCGGTATATGTGGGCCCGTAATTTTTCCAGAAACTTTCCACCCTGGAACTTTCAATGCAACCTGCCCACCCGCTACAGCCAGCTCGATGCTTTTATTAACCCTATGCTTACCTTCTCGGTTTATCAAAATACAGCCAATGTTTTTGTGCGCGATACGGTGTCTATGGGGGGCTTCGGCCATGTTTGGGCAATGGCCAATATTCCGTCAACCAGGGACGAAGCTTATATGCGGTCGGCGGCGGATGTGTTGCAAAACTTAACCTTCATCATCAGCGCGGTAAAAGTCAATGGGCAAACCGTTAATATTGATCAGTCATGGTCTGATGTTGGCAGAGAAATTGCAGCCGACAAGGATTTCTATAAACCATATGACCAGAGCCTGCACGACGAAGATGACCTGGTAAAAAAAGCTGCGGCTTTAAAAAGCGACGACCAGAAAATTGCTTTCCTGTTTAACCAGGTAAAAACCGTGATGAAGTATAACGATTTAAAAAACTGGATGTCAAAAGATGGTATTAAAGCGGCATGGAAGAGAAAAGCGGCAGCTGGGGCGAAATCAATATGA
- the ffh gene encoding signal recognition particle protein, which produces MFENLSDKLDRAFKVLKGQGTITEINVAETMKEIRKALLDADVNYKTAKAFTDEVRQKAIGQNVLTAISPGQLLTKVMNDELTELMGGSTSELNLTASPTIILIAGLNGAGKTTFTGKLANYLKTQKNKKPLLVADDIYRPAAVEQLQVLGAQIGVPVYANLESKDPIAIAREGIALAKQNGNNVVIIDTAGRLSIDEAMMREIEQVKDAVKPHEILFVVDAMTGQDAVNTAKVFNDRLDFTGVVLTKLDGDTRGGAALSIKSVVNKPIKFIGTGEKMDALDVFHPDRMASRILGMGDVVSLVERAQQQFDEKEAAELQKKIRKNKFDFNDFYSQIQQIKKMGNMKDLMGMIPGVGKMMKDVEVDDNAFKAIEAIIQSMTPYEKGNPDSINQSRRNRIAKGSGTNLTEVNRLIKQFEDMRKVMKQMSNPAAMANMMRRMPK; this is translated from the coding sequence ATGTTTGAAAATTTATCGGACAAACTCGACAGGGCCTTTAAAGTATTAAAGGGACAAGGTACCATTACTGAAATAAACGTGGCCGAGACCATGAAGGAGATCCGCAAAGCGCTCCTTGATGCCGACGTTAACTATAAAACCGCCAAAGCTTTTACCGATGAGGTAAGGCAAAAGGCAATAGGGCAGAACGTGTTGACAGCGATCTCCCCCGGCCAGTTGCTCACCAAGGTAATGAACGATGAGCTGACCGAACTAATGGGCGGAAGTACCTCCGAATTAAATTTAACAGCTTCGCCTACCATCATATTGATAGCGGGCTTAAATGGCGCCGGTAAAACAACCTTTACCGGTAAATTGGCCAATTACCTTAAAACCCAGAAAAATAAAAAACCTTTACTGGTTGCTGATGATATTTACCGCCCGGCTGCTGTTGAACAGCTGCAGGTTTTAGGCGCACAGATCGGCGTACCGGTTTATGCCAATTTGGAATCGAAAGATCCGATAGCTATAGCAAGGGAAGGGATCGCGTTGGCCAAACAGAACGGTAACAATGTAGTGATTATTGATACCGCCGGCCGTTTGAGTATTGACGAGGCGATGATGCGCGAGATAGAACAGGTAAAAGATGCTGTTAAACCGCACGAGATCTTATTTGTGGTAGATGCCATGACCGGGCAGGATGCCGTAAATACCGCCAAAGTATTTAATGACAGGCTGGACTTCACCGGCGTTGTATTAACCAAACTGGACGGTGATACCCGTGGTGGTGCAGCGTTATCTATTAAATCGGTAGTAAACAAACCAATTAAATTTATTGGTACGGGCGAGAAGATGGACGCGCTGGATGTCTTCCACCCTGATCGTATGGCCTCGCGTATTTTGGGCATGGGCGACGTGGTTTCACTGGTTGAGCGTGCCCAGCAGCAGTTCGACGAAAAGGAAGCTGCCGAGCTGCAAAAGAAGATCCGCAAAAATAAATTCGACTTTAACGACTTTTATAGCCAGATCCAGCAGATCAAGAAAATGGGTAACATGAAGGACCTGATGGGCATGATCCCAGGCGTTGGCAAAATGATGAAGGATGTGGAGGTTGATGATAACGCGTTTAAAGCGATTGAAGCCATTATCCAATCCATGACACCTTACGAGAAAGGCAACCCTGACAGCATCAACCAGAGCCGCCGTAACCGCATTGCCAAGGGATCTGGCACTAACCTTACTGAAGTTAACCGCCTGATAAAACAATTTGAGGACATGCGCAAGGTGATGAAACAAATGAGCAACCCTGCTGCCATGGCAAATATGATGCGCAGAATGCCGAAATAA
- a CDS encoding cytochrome B: MTLYEIFKDLHSGFRYVVFILVLLAIIQSLMGWLGNKPYTEGNRKINLFAFISAHTQLLIGIILFFLSPNVQFNSETMKNATTRYFTVEHWVMMLIAIALITVGYIKAKKTETSVSKHKTIAIFYLIAFLVIIGAIMAGHLSVLGAN; encoded by the coding sequence ATGACTTTATACGAAATCTTTAAAGACCTGCATTCCGGATTCCGTTATGTGGTGTTTATCCTGGTATTATTAGCGATCATCCAATCATTGATGGGTTGGCTTGGCAACAAACCCTATACTGAAGGCAACCGTAAGATCAACTTATTCGCCTTTATATCGGCACATACACAGCTATTGATCGGCATCATCCTATTCTTTTTAAGCCCCAATGTACAGTTCAATAGTGAGACCATGAAAAACGCTACCACCCGTTACTTTACCGTTGAACACTGGGTAATGATGCTCATCGCAATCGCATTGATTACTGTTGGGTATATCAAAGCCAAAAAGACAGAGACCTCTGTAAGCAAACATAAAACCATTGCCATATTTTATTTGATAGCTTTTTTAGTGATAATTGGAGCAATAATGGCCGGTCATTTATCGGTTTTGGGTGCTAATTGA